Genomic DNA from Felis catus isolate Fca126 chromosome E3, F.catus_Fca126_mat1.0, whole genome shotgun sequence:
TGGAGTGCAGAGAGTGTGTTGACCTGAGGAGTCAGGTGGCCGCCCCTCCCCTCAGTGCAGATCCTGGAATCAGAGTCAGTAAATTTAGGGGTTggtcggggcgcccgggtggctcagtcggttaagcgtctgacttcggcttaggtcatgatctcgtgtctCGTGacttccagccccgcgttggcctctgtgttggcagcacacagcctggagcctgcttcggattctgtgtctccctctctctctgcccctcccctgctcctgtctctctctctccctcaaaaataaaaaacattaaaaaataaataataaataaataaatccaggggTTGGCAAGAATTGGGAGGGTGGAGTAAAAAAGAGCGCCCATGTTAGGGGACCACGTGGGGAGAAGGATGCATCCAGGAGATGAGGAGTTGCCAGTAAGGAGAGACGGGGGCTTCCAGAGGCCAAGGGGAATGTGGGGGCCAGTTCTAGGTGGGCCTGTCGAAGTTAGCTGGCCCAACAGACATGGGACCACCCCTCCTCCAGTCCTTGCTGGGTGCCCCAAGGGAAGATCTTGCCAAATGGCCAAGGGAGGGCTCCGGGAGGCAGACAGTATCAGGGCACAGCAGACGGGCACTTCGAGGTCTGGTCCAGAACAGTTGTGGGAGTCAGAGCCCATACTGAGGAGGGTTAATGAGGGAGCAGAAGGGTGGAGGGGCCCTGGCACCTGTGAGCAGGATCTATAAGGGGGCCCAGGTGGAGGGAGGTCCTTATTCAAGATGGCAGAGCACATTTACATGGGGCTTGGAGCCAATAACTGGAAATGTGGAGAGGATCAGAGGGGGAAGAGTCCTGGGGAGGCAAGGGGCCTTTCCTCCCTAGGAGGAGAGGGTGGCCTGAAGAAGGGGTACAAAGGAGATCGTGGCTGAAATGAAGCCGGGAGATGGGGGAAAGGCTAGGTGGGCTGCCAGGGCTCCCGAACCTGGCCAGGGGCCACAGTGAGGGGGGGCACTtgcagggctcctgggaggctgaGGTGGGGGCTCTTGCTCTCAGCTGGTACGGTATGAGTGCCTACTCTCCTTTTTGGTGGATGGCATCAGGACCCAGGGGCTGACTCGTGCCTACCTCCCATGAGACCTCTCCCCTCCTGTGGGACCCTGGGACCTGGTCTGATGACCCCACCCCCAAATAGGAGGGGCAGTACtggcagagaagggaaaaggggacCTAAGCCCCAGCaatgtctctgcctctgtccccccttctGTTCCCCAAGCACTTACAGTTGGAGATGGTTAGGAGCGGGCATCCCTTGGCCAGAGAGAAGGCTCCTGATATTTGCCAGGGCGTGGGTGCAGCTGTTTGTGCCCTAGAGCTAGATGCCAAGTACACATGACAGAGGAAAGGGGTCACACATGGGGACACATGAACCAGGCAAATTTATTGACCAGTCGCTGTGAGCCCTAGAGAACTAATCTAGTCTGCCTGGGTCAGGAGAAAGGGCATTGCCAGCAGGGGCTGCGCTCAGGATAGCCCTGGAGAGGTGGGGTCCGGCGAACGCGGTTCTCTGGGCAGACCATGGCTGAACAGGAGACTCTCCAAAGGCTCTAGAAAGAAGAGCAGGACTGGAGGACAGGGCTGTGCGCCCTCCACTACTCCCCCCCAAAAAACGTCCCCAAGGCTGGAAAGGGTAGGACACTCCAGGGAAGCCTTTCTCCCTAAGGAGTGGGAGACAGGAGAGTCGTGGGGTGCCTCGTGGGCACATGAGTGGGCGCACCGGGCTCAGATCTCCCCAGACGTCCTCGCCCCCTTCTCCCCACGTACCTGGCCTGCTCCGCGGAGGAGCCCTGGCTCCAGTTCGGGCGCGCGCTCGGGGTGGCGCCAGCTCCAAGGCGCACTGACCCGGAGCCCTGCGCGCGAGTGCCTTCCGGTCTCCAACAGTTCCCGAACCCCAGAGGGCAGCAGAAGAGCACCTCGGGGGACGGGCGCCGGACGGAGGGTGTCTCTGGCAGATGGCTCCTGCGGGGACGAGCCCAGGCCCTGGGTGTCCGAGGCAACGGGTCCGGCAGCGAGGCGCAGCGCGCGGCGATGCATGTAGGGCGAGCGGCGCAGCCCCATGAGCAAGCCCGCGGCGCGGCCCACCGTGTGGTAGCGGGGACTCGCCACGTGCTTGTACCAGGCGTCAGCGGGCAgcgacagcagcagcagcaacaacgcGAGCACCGGCCGGCCCGCAGGGCCCCGCACCCCCGTGCCCCGCGCCAGGATGCTCACGGGAACGGCCGCCCGGCGGGGCAGGCCAGGAACTAACGCAACCGAGTCTCGGCGCCCTGCGGGACTGCGGCGGCGACGGGGAGCCGGAGCGCCGTGGATCCGACTATAACCACTCGCgggccccgcccctgctcgtCCCGACGGTACCCGCTGGGCTCccaaaggagggagaagagaggcccGGGCTGCCATGGCAAGGACGTGGGTGGGTTATCAGAGCACCTTCTCTGAGTGGCGGTGGGCCTTCAGCCAGAGCTCATCTTGACGATCCGCTGGGAGCGCCCTTGtcgtcccctcccccagggggctgctctgcttcctcctccccccaaggAGAATGCGTGCCCCCTTAACCACAGCTCTTGTAGGTTGTACACTGAAGAGGAAAGACGGAGGCTGGAAGAGGCCTCTGCATCATTCAAGAACCCTCTGTGGATCTACTTCCCGGAGGGCTCTCCTGTCCTCACCTACATAGCTCTTCAGTCTGTCCCCTTTCCCACCCTCGCTTCTGCCCACCAACCCATTTCCCAGCTGCAGCTGGATGCTTGCAACCATGGAGCCCTCCCTGAGTTGGTTAGTGGTTCCCTAGGGCTTCCAGAATCAAGAGGAAGCCCCTCTCATCCGGCAGCCCTGGCTTGGGCAGGATGAGGCCCTGTGGCCCTCTAGCCTGCTTTCTGGTCCCGATTCCCCCCACCCAAGACTATTTGCTCTGGCCAGTCTCCATCATCTTTCTGCTGTACCCAGCGACCAGTGATTCTGCCCACCTCTGCACTTCTGTGCCTGGAacatccttcccttccttgccATCACTCAGGATCCCGTCTACATGGCCCTGGTGTGAATAGTCCCCGAGTATTCCTTCCTGGCTATAGGGGTTTAACAACCCCTTCCAGAGGGCAGAGCCCGACCCGTTCTTGCCAGAGCCCCAGCCCAGGAAGGATGCAGCCCTCAAAACAATCCGACTTCACCGCACCCCCAGCAACCACAACATTCACCTAACACCTTCTAGATTCCAGACACCAAGGATCctgaaatgtcttatttttatctCCTAACAATGCCATGAAAGTAGgatgattatttcttttaagtttgtttatgtgAGCTATGCACCTAGAGTAAAGCCCAaggcgggacttgaactcaagaccctgagatcaccTGAGCTGGGATCAGGAGACAGACGCTTGAccgagtcacctaggcgccccaaggttttacttttttaagtactctttacacccaatgtggggctcgaactcacaacactgagatcaagagtcacgtgctccagtgacttgagccagccaggcgcgcTGATGAGGGTCAATTATTGACCCCATTTGCCAGCGAGGAAGGTTAAGACACCAGGAAAATGGACTTGTTTGGATCACACCTGCTGGGTAACGGTGGGGCGAGTGGGCTCCAACCTAGATCCCCAGGTTGGGGGTCTGAGCTGAAGTTCTTGACGGAAActgtccctcaccctctgcctgtctctttaGCAAAAGGGAAGGGGTGATTCTGGGAGTTGGAGGGAACAGAGCCTGGGCCAGTCCTTCCTCCCAGGTCTCCGTGTCAAGGGACCATCGTGGGGCTGTGGGGGCAGAGGATGGCACCTGCCGAAGGGAGGAGGGGCCCGACACGGTTCTGGCAAGCTCTGGGGGGCAgtcagaagcagcagcagccctCCCCACAGGGCCCTgcagaacggggggggggggggggaggatgtgTGCCGTGCTtggtggtggggggtgtgggggaagggtgTGTGTCCCAGTCTCTCCGGTCTGCTTCATTTGCAAACTGGGAATGATAATGGCCCCTCATCAGCTCGCCGTGAGCATGAACTCAGGCGTGGGTGTTGGGGCcatgcctagcacacagtagctgctaaaaaaaatggttgtgcaggggagcctgggtggctcagtcagctaagtatctgacttcggctcaggtcacggtctcgggGTTCATgtgtttgggccccacatcgggctttgtgctgacagctcggagcctgggtcctgcttccgattctatgtctccccttctctgcccctcccctgctcacgttctgtctctgtcaaaaataaataaaaacatttaaaaatttaaggggcgcctgggtggctcagtcagttgagtgactacaattcaggccatgatctcacggttcatgagttcaagccccgcgtcaggctgtgtgtgacagctcggagcctggagcctgcttcggattctgtgtctccctctctctgtacccctccccgacttgtgctctgtctctttctctctctcaaaaataaacattaaaactttttttaatttaaaaaataaaaataaaaaaatggttgTGGCTGCTACCGTCCCAGAGGCTGACCTGCCTCCTAAACTGTTGGTAAAACACTCTGATGGAGGGGTGACGGCGCAGGAGCTGCTGGGGTGGCGGGCGCAGAGGGAGCCGTGGGCGCACCTGGAGGACCATGGGACCAGGGAGCCTCATGGAAAGCAGTCTCCCCCGGGGCACCATAAGGAGCCCGGAGAGCTGCCTGGAGTGTGCGGTGGGCGGGCACCACGGCACGACGCGGGCTGCCAGGGTTCTCTGACGCTGCACATCCTCCCTTTTAAGGGTACTTGGGGGCTCCTGGAGCCCCCAGGGATCGAAGGGAGGCGTCAGCATAGGATCACCTGTGGCCAAGCGGCAATGCAGTCTCCGAGGCGGTTAGAACACTGAAGTCCAGCTACAAGTACCAGCACAGACAAATCCCCAAAGCACGACAGCTAAAGAGAGAAAAGTACTCTGCACGATGATGTTCAGTATCTGAAGTTAAAACCCGAGCCGCTTGCCCTGCTTTTTTATAGCTGTGAAGCCGAGAAGGAAAATGTCATGGTGGGAACAAGGGACGAAGGCCAGGCAGAGAGGAAGCGGGGCTCCTATCAGGTGCAGGTGTGCAGaaggcctggggggag
This window encodes:
- the NPW gene encoding neuropeptide W, which produces MAARASLLPPLGAQRVPSGRAGAGPASGYSRIHGAPAPRRRRSPAGRRDSVALVPGLPRRAAVPVSILARGTGVRGPAGRPVLALLLLLLSLPADAWYKHVASPRYHTVGRAAGLLMGLRRSPYMHRRALRLAAGPVASDTQGLGSSPQEPSARDTLRPAPVPRGALLLPSGVRELLETGRHSRAGLRVSAPWSWRHPERAPELEPGLLRGAGQSLWRVSCSAMVCPENRVRRTPPLQGYPERSPCWQCPFS